The window CATCACCATCGACGATGACGACTCCGCCTCCCGCCCGTCGTTCTCGGCGACCGACACGCTGACCGTCCGGGAGAGCGCCGGCAGCGCCGGCGTCACGGTCGAACTGAGCACGGCGGCGCCCAGCGACATCGACCTCACCGTCGGCGTTCGTGACGGTACGGCCACCGACACCGGCCCGGGAGCCGGCGGCGACGACTACGACCTTCCCCCCACGGCCGTACGCATCCCGCAGGGCGCCCGGTCGGCGACGGTGAATCTGCCGATCCGCCCCGACGACGTGTACGAGGGTGACGAGAAGGCACAGGTCACCGTCGCACTGGCGGCCGGCGAGGACGATGCCGTCGGCAGTCCGCGGGAGGTCACCCTGGCGATCACCGACGACGATGCCGCACCCACGTTCAGCCTCGAACCGACCGCCGCCACCGTGGCCGAGGGCGACACGATCGAGCTGTTCGGCACGGTGAAGGGCGTGGCGCAGCGGGAGTATCGGATCGACACGTCAGCCGCAGCCGGCGCGGCGGCGGCTGACGATGCGGCCGAGCCGGACGACTACGAACTCGAGCAGGCGCCGGTCACGGTGCCCGGCGGTACCCCGAGCGGTACTCGGCTCCGCCTCGGCGCGATCAGCTTCCCCGGCGACAGCATCGATGAGGACACCGAGTCGGCCACCGTGTCCATCGCCGGAACCACCCGCACCTTCCGCATCAACGACGACCCGGCCGACACCCCGCCGACCGTCTCCATCGACGGCGCGTCGGTCGGTGAGAGCGACGGCCGGGTCTCGCTCACCGTCGACCTCCGATTCAGTGGTGCCACCAGCACCGAACGCATCATCAGCGTGCCGTGGCAGACCGTGGACGGTACCGCCGACGCGGGCAAGGACTACACCAAGTCGGGCGGCACCCTCACCTTCGCTCCGGGCACCACCACCGCCACGGTCACGGTGCCGATCCTCGGCGACACCAAGGACGAGTCGGACCAGACCTTCACGGTGCGGCTCGGCTCCGCGTCGCCCGCCGACGTGAAGGTCACCGAGCCGGACGGTCTGGTCACCATCGAGGACGACGACAAGGCGAAGGCGCCTACCGTCAGCGCGCCCGCCAGCAACACCGGCACCGGCCGGGTCACCATCAGCGGTACGGCCGCCGCCGGGACCAAGGTCGAGCTGCTCAGCGCGCCGGGCGTCTCCGGCGGCACGTTCAAGGTGGCCGCCACCACCCAGGCCGACGACGACGGCGCCTACTCGTTCCGGCCCAACTTCACCCACGGCTACCGGGTTCAGGTCCGTGCCGGTGGGCTGATCTCGCCGGTCCAGACCATCCAGGTGCGGCAGGATCCGGAGCTGACCGCGGTCTCCAACGCCAAGGGCACCGCGACACTCACGGTCTCCGGCGACCCTGACGAACCCGGACAGAAGGTAACGATTCAGCGGCAGGTCAAGGGCGGCTGGGACGACCTGGAGGACGGCAAGCTCAACGCGAGCGGCAAGTACTCCACCACCGTGCGTTCCCTGAAAGCCGGGAACAATGTGTTCCGCGCGGTGATCGCCGCGACCCCGTCGCTCGGCATCCTCGCCGGCACCTCACCGGCCCGGACGGTCAAGGTCAAATAGGTCCGAACGTGGTGAAGGGCGGTCCGTACGGACCGCCCTTCACCCGTTTCCCGGGACGTCCACCCCGGGCGGCGAGTACAGTTCGCCGCTGGTCAGGGTGCCGTCGCGGGCCGGTCAGAGCCACGCGACCAGGCCGTTTCCCGGCTATGTGAAGGACTTTCTACCGAAAAACCCGTTCCGCCGCGAACGGTCCGATACGCCGGTTAGATTGCAGTTGGCGCCGCCTCACGCGGATCATCAAATCCGGTGTTTGCGCTGCTGAGAGCCGGTTTCGAATCGGCACCCCGAACCGCCCTAGGTGCGGTACCCGAACAGGCAAACCCGTCGCGAGACGGGGACGCAAAGCCAGGGGCCTCCCCGCTGGAGGTAGCCCAGCCGCCGAAGGAGACAGGAAGAGAATGCGTCATCGACCCATCCAAACGGCGCCGCGAGAGCGGGTGCCGTTCACGCTCTGGGGACGGAAGCGGATCCGGACAGTGCTGGCGACGATTGCCGCCTCGGCTGCTGGTCTGATCCCGGTGGCCCTGGTCAGCTCCCCAGCCCACGCGAGCGTCGACAACCTCATCATCAGCGACGCCGGCGCCTGGGAAGGCTCCAAGGTCACCTTCACCCTGACCTACACCGGCGCCGCAGCCGCCACCTTCAAGACCATCGCCACCGCGGTGACCGGTGTTGGAACCGGGCATGCTGTCGCAGGCGGAACCGACTACACGACCGCGCCCAGCCGGACGAGTTACACCTTCCCCGGCACGGCTTCCGGCGGAACCAACACCGTGACCGTGACCGTGGACACGGTCGCGGATGGTGACAACGCTGATGAGACATTCAGCCTCGTTGTGACGGACGCGCTGGACAACACCAAGACCGCCACCGGCACCATCTGGGCGGTCGCGGACGCGGCCTACCCCGTGTTCACCCTTTCGCCGAGCGCTGCGTCGGTCGCCGAGACCGCGTCCAAGAACGCTTCGGGCGCGACAGTCCAAAAGACTGTCACCGTGACGGCGACGTTGGACAAGACCCTTGCCCACCCGGTGACCCTGCCGGTGGCGACGGTCAGCGCCGGCGCCACGATCGCGGATGCGGTCTCCACCGGCGGTGAGCTCCGTGACTACACGGCACTGCCGTCGACGGCGACGATCACCATTCCCGAGTACTCCTACACGGGCAGCGTGACCGTCGAGCTCTACGACGACGCCGTCGACGAGACGAACTCCGGTGGTCAGAGTTTCAAGGTGCAGTCCGCGGGCACACCGGTGATCGTCAAGTCCGGGGTCACCGACTCCGATAAAAGCACGATCACTATCACGGACGACGATCCGGCGCCGGTGGCGTCCATCGGTAACGCTCCGGCGGCGGATGAAGGGGGCTACCTCAACTACCCCTTGACGCTGGATCGGCAGTCCGACTCGACGTCGCTGAACGTCAAGTACTTGACGGGCGACGGAACGACGCTTCCCGACTCGAACCCGGCAGTCGCCGCCGACCTCGACCCGGCCGTTACCGTGGCCGCGGACGTGCCGATCGCCGCGTACTCGAAGGGCCGCCTGATCGCGGTCAAGGCGAAGGACGACACCGCCTTCGAGGGGCCCGAGAACACCAAGGTGACGATCTCGACGCCGACCGGCGTGACGATCGGTACCGCCACCGGCACCGGCGTCATCAACGACGGCGACTCCGGTCCCACGCTGGACCTGACCACCGCGGGTGACCCGGCCGACGGCCTTCCGAGCGGCACCACCTTCAAGGAGCTCGCGACCGGCGAGAACGTCCGTAACATCGCGGTCACCCTGAACGCCTCCACGGCCGGCCCCTTCCAGGTGCCGATCAAGGTCGACTACTCCTTCAAGGACGGCACCGCGCTGAACGGTGTCGACTACAAGGGCACCGCGGGCAGCTTCACCATCCCGGTCGGTGCGACCCGGGCGACATGGAGCGGCAAGATCCCGGTCACGATCATCGGTGACACCATCGACGAGACCGGCAACGAGACGTTCGACGTGGTGCTGAGCAGCAGCACCAAGACGGTCGCCGAGGCCACCAAGACGATCACGATCACCGAGGACCCGACGGACGACGTCGCGCCGACCTGGACTACTGCGGACGTCTCGATCGTCGAGGGCAACACCGGCACCACGACCGCCAAGGTGCCGATCACCCTGAGCGGTCCGGCGGCGGCGGATGTGCTGTTCACCGCAACGTTCAACACGCCGGGCAGCGCAACCGAGACCGGTGTCAACTCGGGCCTCACTGTCGGCGACAACGACTATGACCTGCCGGCCGTGCGCAGCACGACGATCAAGGCCGGTCAGCAGTCGGCTTTCCTCGAATTCCCGATCAACGGAGACACGGTCTTCGAACGGGACGAGGCATTCATCGTCGACATCGACACCACCAGCACCGTGGTCAATGACAACCTCACAGCAGATGTCCTGCACTCGGCGCGAGTGGCGATCACTAACGACGACGCGAAGCCGACGGTGAACCTCACCCAGATCAGCGGGACCGAGAGCGGTTCGATCCGGGTAGCCGGCACGCTCACCGGTGTCTCGCAGTACCCCTACGACCTGAGCCTCGTCGTGGCGGGTAGTGGAGACAACCCGGCGACTCCGGGCACGGACTTCGAGCTGCCGGCCGGATTCACCACCACGCCCATCAAGATCACCAAGGGGCAGACCGCACTGACCGGAACGCTGGGTGACATCTACCTGGCGCCGGACGACGCCGACGAGCCTCTCGAGACGTTCAGCATCGAGGTCAAGGAGACCACGGCATCGCCGCAGGGCTTCACCGATTCCACGGCCACCTTCCGGATCAATGACGACCCGGCGGACCTTCCGCCGGCGGCCTCGATCCGCGACGAGTCGATCGGTGAATGGGAGAAGTCGGTCGACGTCCACGTGGACTTCGCCTTCGACGAGAACACCAAGTCCACCACGCAGACCGTGAACATCCCCTGGTGGACGGTTCCGGGCAGCGCTCGCGAGGACGAGGACTACAAGGGCTCGAAGGGCATGATCACCCTCAAGCCCGGTGACCTCAGCGCCGTGATCAACGTTCCCGTCATCGACGACAAGTTGAAGGAGAACGACGAGGAGTTCCACGTCAAGCTGGGCGTCGCCACCCCGACGGGTGCGGCGGTGACCCGGGGCGACGGCACGGTCACGATCAAGTCGGAGGACAAGGCCGACCCGGTCACCCCGACGCTGAGCGCGACCGGTCCGTCGAAGGGTGTCGGCCTGGCGAAGTTCGTCGGCACGGCCGCTCCGAACACGACGGTCGAGCTGTGGGGCGCCGCTCTCCCGGAGACCGACCCGAAGGCCTTCAAGTACATCAGCGAGACGACCGCCGACGATGACGGTTACTTCGAGCTGGCGCCGAAGTCCCTCGCCTCCGGCTGGGCGTTCGTCGCCCGGTCGCAGGAGATCAACTCGGCGGTCAAGACCGTCAAGGTGACGCAGCTGCCGTCCTTCTCGGCGAGCTCCTCGAAGAAGGGCAAGCTGAGCGTCTCGGTGGCGGGCAACCCGCGGATGGCCGGCCAGGCCGTCTCGGTGCAGCGTTACACCGGCGGCAAGTGGGTGACCATCGGCAAGGGCACCACCACTGACAGCGGCTGGAAGGGCACCATCAGCGTCAAGACGAAGTCCAAGGTCACGCTGCGGGCCTGGGTCGCCGGTGACGCGAGCATGGGTATCAACGCCGGGTACTCGGCTCAGAAGAAGGTCACCATCAAGTAAGTCCTGGTGATACGAGACGGGGGCGGCCGAGAGGCCGCCCCCGTTCCGTTGTGTGTGCCGGGTCAGTCGACTTCGGCGACGGCCTGGGCGAACTGCGCGGAGTAGAGCCGGGCGTACGCCCCACCACTGGCGATCAGCGATTCGTGGGTGCCCTGCTCGACGATCGACCCGTTCTCCATCACCAGGATCACGTCGGCGTCGCGGATGGTGGAGAGCCGGTGCGCGATGACGAAGCTGGTCCGGCCGCTGCGCAGGGTGGCCATGGCCCGCTGGATCAGCACCTCGGTACGCGTGTCGACCGAGCTGGTGGCCTCGTCGAGGATCAGGATGCTCGGTTCGGCGAGGAACGCCCGGGCGATGGTGACCAGCTGTTTCTGCCCGGCGCTGACGTTCGAACCCTCCTCGTCGATCTTCGTGTCGTAGCCCTCGGGGAGCATCCGCACGAACCCGTCGACGTGGGCGGCCTCGGCGGCCTGATGGATGGCTGCCTCGTCGAAGACCGAAGCCCCGTACCCGATGTTCTCGGCGATGCTGCCGCCGAACAGCCAGGTGTCCTGCAGCAC of the Actinoplanes sichuanensis genome contains:
- a CDS encoding Calx-beta domain-containing protein, with protein sequence MLATIAASAAGLIPVALVSSPAHASVDNLIISDAGAWEGSKVTFTLTYTGAAAATFKTIATAVTGVGTGHAVAGGTDYTTAPSRTSYTFPGTASGGTNTVTVTVDTVADGDNADETFSLVVTDALDNTKTATGTIWAVADAAYPVFTLSPSAASVAETASKNASGATVQKTVTVTATLDKTLAHPVTLPVATVSAGATIADAVSTGGELRDYTALPSTATITIPEYSYTGSVTVELYDDAVDETNSGGQSFKVQSAGTPVIVKSGVTDSDKSTITITDDDPAPVASIGNAPAADEGGYLNYPLTLDRQSDSTSLNVKYLTGDGTTLPDSNPAVAADLDPAVTVAADVPIAAYSKGRLIAVKAKDDTAFEGPENTKVTISTPTGVTIGTATGTGVINDGDSGPTLDLTTAGDPADGLPSGTTFKELATGENVRNIAVTLNASTAGPFQVPIKVDYSFKDGTALNGVDYKGTAGSFTIPVGATRATWSGKIPVTIIGDTIDETGNETFDVVLSSSTKTVAEATKTITITEDPTDDVAPTWTTADVSIVEGNTGTTTAKVPITLSGPAAADVLFTATFNTPGSATETGVNSGLTVGDNDYDLPAVRSTTIKAGQQSAFLEFPINGDTVFERDEAFIVDIDTTSTVVNDNLTADVLHSARVAITNDDAKPTVNLTQISGTESGSIRVAGTLTGVSQYPYDLSLVVAGSGDNPATPGTDFELPAGFTTTPIKITKGQTALTGTLGDIYLAPDDADEPLETFSIEVKETTASPQGFTDSTATFRINDDPADLPPAASIRDESIGEWEKSVDVHVDFAFDENTKSTTQTVNIPWWTVPGSAREDEDYKGSKGMITLKPGDLSAVINVPVIDDKLKENDEEFHVKLGVATPTGAAVTRGDGTVTIKSEDKADPVTPTLSATGPSKGVGLAKFVGTAAPNTTVELWGAALPETDPKAFKYISETTADDDGYFELAPKSLASGWAFVARSQEINSAVKTVKVTQLPSFSASSSKKGKLSVSVAGNPRMAGQAVSVQRYTGGKWVTIGKGTTTDSGWKGTISVKTKSKVTLRAWVAGDASMGINAGYSAQKKVTIK